One genomic segment of Hevea brasiliensis isolate MT/VB/25A 57/8 chromosome 3, ASM3005281v1, whole genome shotgun sequence includes these proteins:
- the LOC110634823 gene encoding myb family transcription factor PHL7, translating into MGSSRTDGSGKERLRWTQELHDQFERAVNQLGGPDRATPKGILKAMSVSGLTIYHVKSHLQKYRISKFIPESNHKVKFERRDISELLPNFSATSGAQLNEALKMQMEVQRRLSDQLEVQKSLKMKIEAQRRFLERIVEEHRNRTVNVQKHSKPFSPTSLPSLCEESESNAKGFESDEEGDRSDQIHYCEDEFQALKRLRTENDLLPSRYKLEELNSDPYNNKNQTVVVERESTFSHPTHSINLYPWSSMSCSSPLVPSFF; encoded by the exons ATGGGTTCGAGTCGAACAGATGGCTCCGGCAAGGAGCGGTTGCGTTGGACTCAAGAACTACATGATCAGTTCGAAAGAGCTGTGAATCAGCTTGGTGGTCCTGATA GGGCCACCCCTAAGGGGATCTTGAAGGCTATGAGCGTTTCTGGACTCACCATCTACCATGTCAAGAGCCACTTACAG AAATACAGGATCTCAAAGTTTATCCCTGAGTCAAACCATA AAGTTAAGTTCGAGAGGAGAGATATATCAGAATTGCTGCCAAATTTCAGTGCAACATC aggTGCTCAACTTAATGAAGCATTAAAAATGCAGATGGAAGTGCAAAGACGACTGAGTGATCAACTTGAG GTTCAAAAGAGCTTGAAGATGAAAATTGAAGCCCAACGGAGATTCCTAGAGAGGATAGTGGAGGAACATAGAAACAGAACAGTGAACGTTCAAAAGCACAGCAAGCCTTTCTCTCCCACATCACTGCCATCTCTCTGCGAGGAATCAGAATCGAACGCAAAGGGTTTCGAATCAGATGAGGAGGGTGACAGAAGTGATCAAATACACTACTGTGAAGATGAATTTCAAGCTCTCAAGAGGCTTAGAACAGAAAACGATCTGTTGCCATCCCGATACAAACTTGAAGAACTCAACTCGGATCCTTATAATAATAAGAATCAAACCGTGGTTGTTGAAAGAGAATCAACATTTTCCCATCCAACTCACAGCATTAACTTGTATCCGTGGAGCAGTATGTCCTGTTCATCGCCTCTAGTCCCCAGCTTTTTCTAA